A window of the Haloquadratum walsbyi C23 genome harbors these coding sequences:
- a CDS encoding DUF7511 domain-containing protein, with protein sequence MALVVGPAERPACTIYPPDVAVPYRTTTWITACGNSFVNLNDYR encoded by the coding sequence ATGGCACTGGTCGTCGGCCCAGCAGAGAGACCTGCCTGCACGATCTACCCGCCGGACGTGGCCGTTCCGTATCGGACGACGACCTGGATTACGGCGTGCGGGAACTCGTTCGTCAACCTCAACGACTACCGATGA
- a CDS encoding metal ABC transporter substrate-binding protein: MPRYTRRKLIAAGLGTATISTLAGCTSSNSDSGATENDGSTAAENARSEAQSSFFVFGDLASQVAGDIATAETLVPIGQHGHGWEPGSKIQGTILESDLFLYGMEGFQPWADDLVTSLRGDDADVDIVTAGAGIDLIEAGHNHDNGHEGEHEEGHDGEEEHNHGGETSWEWAGLYHLEAGTYTHTFYQGPDPRMQLAVIATDEGGDHGIHHVEETATTLYGDHDTHTPVEGGEILTPSSDSLYHLQFADSDETTFSIDVETEGHYVLFAQHAPAEFDATLIDGSGSVIEPEVTESAGGHGHEGEHDHESGEEHEGEEGHGHNHSGGADPHFWLDPERAKQAVDNIRSGFLNVDGDNASAYAENAESYRNRLDELDESFQSALESASKDVVFVAGHNAFQYLGQRYGFEIQTLTGLSPDDQPTPKDIERAQEVIAEHDLQYVCADPLESQTAANQLVEETDATEVLPLTPIPGQTQEWDDKDWGYVEIMENINLKTLKQTLDAE, encoded by the coding sequence ATGCCTCGATATACCAGAAGAAAACTCATCGCAGCTGGACTTGGAACGGCAACGATCAGCACGCTCGCGGGTTGTACGTCAAGCAACAGTGACTCCGGCGCGACGGAGAATGATGGCTCAACAGCGGCAGAGAACGCTAGGTCGGAAGCCCAGTCTTCGTTCTTCGTATTCGGAGACTTGGCCAGCCAGGTTGCAGGCGACATTGCGACCGCAGAGACGCTCGTCCCGATCGGTCAACACGGCCACGGGTGGGAGCCTGGCTCCAAAATACAGGGAACGATCCTCGAATCGGATCTCTTCCTCTACGGGATGGAGGGATTCCAGCCGTGGGCTGACGACCTCGTGACGAGTCTCCGTGGCGACGACGCCGACGTCGATATCGTCACTGCCGGTGCTGGTATCGACCTCATTGAAGCCGGACATAACCACGATAACGGTCACGAAGGCGAACATGAGGAAGGCCACGACGGTGAAGAAGAGCACAATCACGGTGGGGAGACTTCCTGGGAGTGGGCTGGCCTCTACCACCTCGAAGCTGGCACCTACACGCACACGTTCTATCAGGGCCCCGATCCGAGGATGCAGCTCGCGGTCATCGCGACCGACGAGGGTGGCGACCACGGCATTCACCACGTTGAGGAGACCGCAACCACCCTCTACGGCGACCACGACACGCACACACCGGTCGAAGGCGGCGAGATACTCACGCCGTCTAGTGACTCACTCTATCACCTCCAGTTTGCGGACTCCGATGAGACGACGTTCTCCATCGACGTCGAAACAGAGGGTCACTATGTCCTCTTTGCCCAGCATGCTCCCGCTGAGTTTGATGCGACGCTCATCGACGGCAGTGGGTCGGTCATCGAACCCGAAGTGACCGAGAGTGCGGGCGGACACGGGCACGAGGGTGAGCACGACCACGAGAGTGGAGAAGAACACGAAGGCGAGGAGGGACACGGTCACAACCACTCTGGTGGGGCTGACCCACACTTCTGGCTAGACCCCGAGCGAGCGAAGCAGGCGGTGGACAACATCCGGAGCGGGTTCCTCAACGTCGACGGGGACAACGCCAGTGCCTACGCCGAGAACGCCGAATCGTACCGGAACCGCCTAGACGAACTCGACGAGTCGTTCCAGTCCGCGCTTGAGAGCGCCTCAAAAGACGTCGTGTTCGTCGCTGGTCACAACGCCTTCCAGTATCTCGGTCAGCGATACGGCTTCGAAATACAGACGCTGACGGGACTGTCACCGGACGACCAGCCGACGCCGAAGGACATCGAGCGGGCCCAAGAGGTCATTGCCGAGCACGACCTCCAGTACGTCTGTGCGGACCCGCTCGAATCCCAGACCGCGGCGAACCAGCTCGTCGAAGAAACCGACGCCACTGAAGTCCTCCCGCTGACGCCGATTCCCGGGCAGACCCAAGAGTGGGACGACAAAGACTGGGGCTACGTCGAGATCATGGAAAATATCAATCTCAAGACGCTGAAGCAGACCCTCGACGCAGAATGA
- a CDS encoding C2H2-type zinc finger protein, whose translation MSYTCSNCDAQFQSAAGVTQHVALHHNTCAECDERFDKTDALRDHIHENH comes from the coding sequence ATGTCGTACACTTGCTCCAACTGCGATGCACAGTTCCAAAGCGCTGCCGGCGTGACTCAGCACGTCGCGCTTCACCACAACACGTGTGCCGAGTGCGACGAGAGGTTCGATAAGACTGATGCGCTGCGCGACCACATCCACGAGAACCACTGA
- a CDS encoding metal ABC transporter ATP-binding protein: MTTATTEREGSGDHLISVDDVTFGYGEVPVLESVSIDVAPGAFLGLVGPNGSGKSTLLDLMLGLRRPDSGTVSLFGDPAHEFDAGERIGYVAQDATKAARNMPITVREVVKMGRYPRRLFGRFSTADRRAVEEALEQVGITDLSSRRVGRLSGGQRQRVFIARALASEADLLALDEPTVGVDAESREEFYSLINELNATGLTVILIEHDIGVVTTHATDIACVNRQLYFDGNPEEFVETDALSQAYGKDQHVLKHDHK; this comes from the coding sequence ATGACGACAGCAACGACGGAGCGGGAAGGGTCGGGAGACCATCTCATTAGCGTCGACGACGTCACATTCGGCTACGGAGAGGTCCCGGTTCTCGAGTCGGTATCGATCGACGTCGCACCCGGAGCCTTCCTCGGACTAGTCGGGCCGAACGGTAGCGGCAAGAGCACGCTGCTTGACCTGATGCTCGGTCTCCGACGACCCGACAGTGGAACAGTTTCGCTGTTCGGCGACCCTGCCCACGAGTTCGACGCCGGTGAGCGAATCGGATACGTCGCACAGGACGCGACGAAGGCGGCGCGCAATATGCCGATCACGGTTCGAGAGGTGGTCAAGATGGGGCGATACCCGCGGCGGCTCTTCGGTCGATTCTCGACAGCGGACCGGCGAGCGGTCGAGGAGGCACTGGAGCAGGTTGGAATCACAGATCTCTCGTCTCGGCGGGTCGGTCGACTGTCCGGTGGTCAACGCCAACGGGTCTTCATCGCCCGTGCGCTTGCCTCGGAGGCCGACCTGCTTGCACTCGACGAACCGACGGTCGGCGTTGATGCCGAATCCAGAGAGGAGTTCTACAGTCTTATCAACGAACTGAACGCGACTGGACTGACCGTCATCCTGATCGAACACGATATCGGCGTTGTCACCACGCATGCGACGGACATCGCCTGTGTCAATCGCCAGTTGTACTTCGACGGTAATCCGGAGGAATTCGTCGAGACTGATGCACTCTCACAGGCATACGGAAAGGACCAGCACGTTCTCAAGCACGATCATAAATGA
- a CDS encoding helix-turn-helix domain-containing protein codes for MSRERTDSGQYAETVTIDRVRQVFSTIAGPVVTSADIASELGVTAEAARRKLNEFHDRGMLDKRKTAGRNIYWLQPAGDVTDINPEDPVWGTDPITGDETVSEADIDDVLYGEING; via the coding sequence ATGAGCCGGGAACGAACTGATTCCGGACAGTACGCTGAGACGGTCACAATCGACCGTGTGCGGCAGGTTTTCAGTACTATCGCTGGCCCAGTTGTGACCAGTGCTGATATTGCATCGGAGCTCGGTGTGACGGCAGAAGCTGCTCGACGGAAATTGAATGAGTTTCATGATCGGGGGATGCTCGATAAACGGAAGACAGCTGGGCGGAATATCTACTGGCTTCAACCGGCGGGCGATGTCACAGATATCAATCCGGAAGACCCCGTCTGGGGAACAGACCCAATAACCGGAGATGAGACTGTGAGTGAAGCCGATATCGACGACGTGCTGTATGGCGAAATCAATGGGTAG
- a CDS encoding metal ABC transporter permease, with the protein MIHTLHRLGESIQFEDAIASLLLTVNIFAPIEWFLDHIFGLGMDVLADLLGTPMLGYPYMQRAYLAAVCIALIGPVVGTFLVHREMAMISDTLAHTAFAGVAVGLFLNSVLSLTLSPLLTAFVVAVVTALLVELLVEHAGAYSDTSLAIVLTGGFAVGSILITATDGGIAVGIDAYLFGSLATVSTENVGILVLMSVIVGSLVTLAYRPLLYVTFDATAARAARLNVRLYKRLMVVLTALVVVSAMQIMGVILVAAMLVVPVAAAAQVAGSFKQSILLAILAAEFAAIAGVTLSYVYAIAAGGSIVVAAIAVYAVALGVQGLAHRLPTVRRHRSQRPGQTRDGLEADGGERE; encoded by the coding sequence ATGATACACACACTACACCGCCTCGGAGAGAGTATCCAATTCGAGGATGCGATTGCATCCCTCCTCCTCACAGTCAATATTTTCGCCCCCATCGAGTGGTTCCTCGACCACATCTTCGGTCTCGGAATGGATGTGTTGGCCGACCTGCTCGGCACGCCGATGCTTGGATATCCCTATATGCAGCGAGCCTACCTCGCAGCGGTGTGTATTGCCCTCATCGGGCCGGTCGTCGGGACGTTCCTCGTCCATCGAGAGATGGCGATGATCAGCGACACCCTCGCACACACAGCCTTCGCCGGCGTCGCCGTCGGATTGTTCCTCAATTCGGTCCTCTCGCTCACGCTGTCCCCGCTGCTCACCGCGTTCGTGGTCGCAGTCGTCACGGCACTGCTCGTGGAGTTGCTCGTCGAACACGCCGGAGCGTACAGTGACACCTCGCTGGCGATCGTCCTGACGGGCGGGTTCGCCGTCGGCAGTATTCTCATCACTGCAACCGACGGTGGCATTGCAGTCGGCATCGACGCCTACCTCTTCGGCAGTCTGGCGACCGTCTCGACGGAGAACGTCGGGATCCTCGTGTTGATGAGCGTCATCGTCGGCAGCCTCGTCACGCTGGCGTATCGACCACTTCTGTACGTCACGTTCGACGCGACGGCCGCCCGCGCGGCGCGACTGAATGTCCGCCTGTACAAACGCCTCATGGTCGTGCTCACGGCGCTGGTCGTCGTCAGCGCAATGCAGATCATGGGCGTCATCCTGGTCGCTGCGATGCTTGTCGTTCCGGTCGCCGCCGCGGCGCAGGTCGCCGGGAGTTTCAAACAGTCCATCTTGCTGGCGATCCTCGCTGCCGAGTTTGCGGCGATAGCCGGTGTGACACTATCGTACGTCTATGCAATTGCGGCCGGTGGCTCGATTGTCGTCGCGGCGATTGCTGTGTACGCCGTCGCCCTCGGCGTCCAGGGACTGGCGCACCGTCTCCCGACCGTGCGACGGCACCGAAGCCAACGGCCCGGACAGACCCGAGACGGACTCGAAGCCGACGGAGGCGAGCGAGAGTGA
- a CDS encoding type II toxin-antitoxin system VapC family toxin, which yields MRVKHLLDRIVDGDLPFGPLFTTQAVLSELATLLLRKSTHDEALRAATEIRSSESFNHLIIDRITFDTALEQFEQYDDQTISFVNHTTAVLAAERDIDHVLWSDKDFQTLGFTRVSVDTGLHA from the coding sequence GTGCGCGTGAAACACTTACTTGATAGGATTGTAGATGGAGATCTTCCGTTTGGTCCACTGTTCACCACGCAAGCGGTACTTTCCGAACTCGCAACGCTACTCCTCCGGAAGAGTACTCACGACGAAGCACTTCGGGCAGCTACCGAAATTCGTAGTAGCGAGAGCTTCAACCATCTAATCATAGATCGAATTACCTTCGATACAGCACTAGAGCAATTCGAGCAATACGACGATCAAACAATTTCATTCGTAAATCACACGACAGCTGTATTGGCTGCAGAACGCGATATTGACCACGTTCTATGGTCTGATAAAGACTTTCAAACGTTGGGCTTCACACGTGTATCAGTCGACACTGGGTTACACGCCTGA